A genomic region of Bdellovibrionota bacterium contains the following coding sequences:
- a CDS encoding S8 family serine peptidase, whose product MKFLFKIMLPVCLAVLLANPAYSVELQFNDKVQPELRRAFSIQSNQDVLVFLKDGANLSSVNTNISRDNRVKLVYDLLREKAIVSQKSLVTFLETNKTKYRPFYITNMILVKNASPKLVAALSQRSDVRKILTNPSITNQIKPDLSTASRDRAAESNVVYTGAKKVWEELGVRGKNIIVAGQDTGVEWDHPALKKSYKGYSSEKTSHAYNWHDAVHNSASNPCGSDLEAPCDDNEHGTHTIGTVVGSDGADNEIGVAPDAKWIACRNMNSGLGTPATYIECFEFFLAPYAHGKNPLKDGDPTQAPHVINNSWSCPEAEGCQGEEFLPVLQALEKAGIMVVVSAGNSGPSCSTLADPPAHHSNDVLSVAALNHKTEKIAGFSSRGPSAFDGGVGPHVSAPGVNIRSAVPGKKYAQAGWSGTSMAGPHVVGQVALMWSANPKLIGNIQKTKEIIEATAKKKDAETSCGENVTSRPNNTYGYGIIDIYASVKKAMELR is encoded by the coding sequence ATGAAATTTCTATTTAAAATTATGTTACCTGTGTGTCTGGCGGTGCTTCTCGCAAATCCAGCTTACTCAGTGGAATTGCAATTCAACGATAAAGTTCAACCTGAACTCAGACGCGCATTTTCTATTCAATCAAACCAAGATGTTTTGGTTTTCTTAAAAGATGGTGCCAATTTGTCTTCGGTAAATACAAATATCTCTAGAGACAATCGTGTAAAGCTTGTTTACGATCTGCTTAGAGAAAAAGCTATTGTGAGTCAAAAATCATTGGTTACATTCCTTGAAACCAATAAGACAAAATATCGTCCGTTCTACATTACAAATATGATTCTGGTGAAGAATGCATCTCCTAAATTAGTTGCTGCGCTTTCACAAAGAAGTGATGTTAGAAAAATCTTAACAAATCCAAGCATCACCAACCAAATTAAACCTGATCTTTCTACTGCTTCTAGAGATAGAGCTGCAGAATCCAATGTTGTTTACACTGGAGCAAAAAAGGTTTGGGAAGAATTGGGAGTTCGCGGGAAAAATATCATCGTCGCCGGTCAAGACACTGGTGTTGAATGGGATCACCCTGCTCTAAAAAAATCTTACAAAGGTTATTCAAGCGAAAAGACATCTCACGCCTACAACTGGCATGATGCTGTTCACAATTCTGCATCTAATCCTTGCGGATCCGATCTTGAAGCCCCATGTGATGATAATGAACATGGAACCCACACCATCGGGACTGTCGTGGGCAGTGACGGTGCTGACAACGAAATCGGTGTGGCCCCAGATGCAAAGTGGATTGCATGTAGAAACATGAACTCAGGATTAGGAACTCCTGCGACGTATATCGAATGTTTTGAATTTTTCTTAGCTCCATATGCTCATGGTAAAAATCCACTAAAAGATGGAGATCCTACACAGGCTCCTCATGTGATCAATAATTCTTGGTCATGCCCTGAAGCCGAAGGTTGCCAAGGCGAGGAATTCTTACCAGTTCTTCAAGCTTTAGAAAAAGCTGGAATCATGGTTGTAGTTTCCGCTGGAAACTCTGGTCCAAGCTGCAGCACTCTTGCAGATCCTCCCGCACATCATTCAAACGATGTTCTATCAGTAGCAGCTCTCAATCATAAAACAGAAAAGATTGCGGGATTCTCAAGCCGTGGTCCTTCTGCTTTTGACGGTGGAGTAGGTCCTCACGTATCAGCTCCAGGCGTAAATATTCGCTCTGCAGTTCCAGGAAAAAAATACGCTCAAGCAGGTTGGAGCGGCACAAGTATGGCGGGTCCTCACGTAGTTGGACAAGTTGCTCTTATGTGGTCTGCAAATCCAAAGTTGATTGGAAATATTCAAAAAACAAAAGAAATCATTGAAGCAACAGCAAAAAAGAAAGACGCTGAAACTTCTTGCGGTGAAAACGTAACAAGTCGTCCAAATAATACTTACGGTTATGGAATCATCGATATCTATGCTTCTGTTAAAAAAGCCATGGAACTTCGCTAA
- a CDS encoding DUF3011 domain-containing protein: MKLLVLLTMFLGFNAHAQFVEVQREFQCASINNNYAECHTGLERTHQLYMSRQISKSACIEGHSYRLMGDRVTVSNGCRAIFVARGITNYPQPGDQVIENTVSVRIRCESQNHNTAQCRIPLRRVRQVYLEQQHSKSACIEGHSYFVNDRYITVTNGCRATFVANGIQ; this comes from the coding sequence ATGAAATTACTGGTTTTATTAACAATGTTCTTGGGTTTCAATGCACACGCGCAATTTGTTGAAGTTCAAAGAGAATTCCAATGCGCTTCAATCAACAATAACTATGCAGAATGCCATACAGGTTTAGAGAGAACTCACCAACTCTACATGTCTAGACAAATTTCGAAGTCTGCTTGTATTGAGGGGCATTCATACAGACTCATGGGTGATAGAGTGACTGTGTCTAATGGTTGCCGAGCTATATTTGTAGCTAGAGGCATAACAAACTATCCACAGCCAGGAGACCAAGTTATTGAAAATACTGTTTCTGTAAGAATCAGATGTGAAAGCCAAAATCACAATACAGCTCAGTGTAGAATTCCATTGAGAAGAGTTCGCCAAGTTTATCTTGAGCAACAACACTCAAAGTCAGCATGTATCGAAGGACATTCATATTTTGTTAATGATAGATACATCACTGTAACTAATGGTTGCAGAGCAACTTTCGTAGCTAACGGCATTCAATAA
- a CDS encoding ferrous iron transporter B codes for MHNTETPLVGIIGAPNSGKTTLFNWLTGSKYRAVNYPGSTVDYYLGSTLKIYGSDIGLMDTPGTYSLFPQSPDEEVTWKALFEPKNDHQVKKLIVVVDSTQMSRHLYLVKQAIDSGFQVVVALTMSDLIRKEKMQLSAERLSKALKCPVIEIDGTLGGGVKELVQALAALPASTQNPKALVQWDQNKIVHVMKDVEFLTKEAFIKNKTKLDVYTRANKIDRVLLHPVFGYLIFAAIMTAIFSSIFWIAAPFMDYVDGGFSFLGEAVVTTFGENLFSDLISNGIIASFAAVFVFVPQIFILFLGVGFLEDSGYLARASTLIDKPFSKMGMNGRSFVPILSGFACAVPAMMASRTLGSKRERYITMFIIPLMTCSARLPVFALLLTFLFWNEAAWKAGLALTGLYFGALVVGAISAAILNKILSKNEKSIFMMELPIYRTPHVRVLLKNAFDRTFAYARRAGPIIFVLALIIWTASTFPDYKNPDQHQKLEASYAGQMGKVIEPVFEPMGVDWRAGVGLISAFAAREVFVSSLAVMFNVAETDDEDTMQTSLMEQMKTATNSEGALIFTPATVLGLIVFFMIALQCISTVGIAAKEMNSYGFAIMQLVVFNVVAYALAVGLVQGLRAIGIN; via the coding sequence ATGCATAACACTGAAACTCCACTTGTAGGAATTATCGGGGCGCCGAATTCTGGAAAAACCACTCTCTTCAATTGGCTTACGGGTTCAAAATACCGTGCCGTGAATTATCCTGGCTCTACCGTAGATTATTATTTAGGTTCTACCCTTAAAATTTACGGTAGTGACATTGGTCTTATGGATACACCTGGGACTTACAGCTTATTTCCACAGAGCCCCGACGAAGAAGTGACATGGAAAGCTCTTTTTGAACCAAAGAATGATCATCAAGTTAAAAAATTAATCGTTGTTGTTGATAGCACACAGATGAGTCGCCATCTTTATTTAGTAAAGCAAGCGATTGATTCTGGATTTCAAGTTGTCGTTGCCCTTACGATGAGTGATTTGATTCGCAAAGAAAAAATGCAATTGAGCGCCGAGAGACTCAGCAAAGCTCTTAAGTGTCCGGTAATTGAAATCGATGGAACTTTAGGTGGCGGAGTAAAAGAACTCGTACAAGCCCTTGCAGCACTTCCCGCTTCCACTCAAAATCCAAAAGCCTTAGTTCAATGGGATCAAAATAAAATTGTTCACGTGATGAAGGATGTTGAGTTCCTCACTAAAGAAGCCTTTATTAAAAATAAAACTAAACTCGATGTCTACACGAGAGCAAATAAGATCGATCGCGTACTGCTTCATCCTGTTTTTGGTTATTTAATCTTTGCAGCTATTATGACTGCCATTTTCTCCTCAATTTTCTGGATCGCGGCTCCTTTTATGGATTACGTGGATGGCGGATTCTCTTTCCTTGGAGAAGCAGTAGTTACGACGTTTGGTGAAAATTTATTCTCAGATTTAATTTCCAATGGAATCATCGCATCGTTTGCAGCAGTATTCGTCTTCGTCCCACAGATTTTTATTCTTTTCCTAGGAGTTGGATTCTTAGAGGACTCTGGTTATCTTGCGAGAGCTTCTACCCTTATCGATAAACCCTTTTCGAAAATGGGAATGAACGGAAGATCCTTTGTTCCAATCTTGAGTGGTTTTGCTTGTGCAGTTCCTGCGATGATGGCATCACGCACATTGGGATCTAAGAGAGAACGCTACATCACGATGTTTATAATTCCGCTTATGACTTGCTCGGCAAGGCTTCCGGTATTTGCATTGCTTCTTACATTTTTATTCTGGAATGAAGCCGCTTGGAAAGCAGGACTTGCATTAACAGGATTGTATTTCGGCGCTCTCGTGGTTGGAGCAATATCGGCGGCAATATTAAATAAAATTCTTTCGAAGAATGAAAAATCCATCTTTATGATGGAGCTTCCGATCTACCGCACTCCCCATGTAAGAGTTTTACTTAAGAATGCATTTGATAGAACATTTGCTTACGCGAGACGTGCAGGGCCAATCATTTTCGTTCTTGCGCTTATTATATGGACCGCTTCTACGTTTCCAGACTACAAAAATCCAGATCAACATCAAAAACTTGAAGCAAGCTACGCGGGCCAAATGGGAAAAGTCATAGAACCGGTATTTGAACCCATGGGCGTTGATTGGAGAGCTGGAGTTGGTCTTATTTCCGCGTTTGCTGCTCGCGAAGTGTTTGTTTCATCTTTAGCTGTAATGTTTAACGTGGCTGAAACTGATGACGAAGACACCATGCAGACATCTCTGATGGAACAGATGAAAACTGCTACGAACTCCGAAGGCGCACTGATCTTTACGCCCGCAACGGTATTGGGATTGATTGTTTTCTTTATGATTGCTCTTCAATGTATCTCGACAGTGGGTATTGCCGCTAAGGAAATGAATTCTTATGGCTTTGCCATCATGCAACTCGTAGTCTTCAACGTGGTTGCTTATGCCTTGGCCGTAGGTTTGGTTCAAGGTTTAAGAGCCATAGGAATCAATTAA
- a CDS encoding FeoA family protein codes for MKLSDLPLKHLAEIVTIEGDSEKLQRLTELGLRSGKQIQVLQKTPFNGPIVIQVEQSLIALRSEEAVCITLKLHL; via the coding sequence ATGAAATTGAGTGATCTCCCTCTAAAACATTTAGCAGAAATTGTAACGATCGAAGGCGATAGTGAAAAGCTCCAAAGGCTTACAGAATTGGGCTTGAGATCGGGAAAACAAATTCAGGTTTTACAAAAAACACCATTCAATGGGCCGATCGTTATCCAAGTTGAACAATCCTTAATTGCGTTGAGATCTGAGGAAGCTGTATGCATAACACTGAAACTCCACTTGTAG
- a CDS encoding UDP-2,3-diacylglucosamine diphosphatase, producing the protein MKAYFVSDIHIKHEDKTKGLKLMELLKALPQDTTHLILLGDIFDLWIGSHDYFVKKFNKIITELKSLSDRGIEIHYFEGNHDIHLKKFWQDELGIHVHTDEYYFNLDGLVVRAEHGDLMNKEDKGYLFLRKALRTFPMNFLTTQLPGRLVEAIGDRSSRVSRFYTDRQDQAYKEKVKTLTQNYAQEVYKEKPFDLIITGHTHVDDDFSFEVKGRKARSINLGSWLDHPKALIVSKEEQKFIEL; encoded by the coding sequence ATGAAAGCTTATTTCGTCTCAGACATTCACATCAAGCACGAGGACAAAACAAAAGGCTTAAAGCTTATGGAACTTCTTAAAGCCCTCCCTCAGGACACCACTCACTTAATTTTGTTGGGCGATATCTTTGATCTGTGGATTGGCTCTCATGATTACTTTGTTAAAAAATTCAATAAAATCATAACAGAATTAAAATCTCTGAGTGATCGAGGAATTGAAATTCATTATTTCGAAGGAAATCACGACATCCACCTTAAAAAATTCTGGCAAGACGAATTGGGAATCCATGTTCATACTGATGAATATTATTTCAACCTCGATGGCTTAGTGGTTCGCGCAGAACACGGAGACCTTATGAACAAAGAGGATAAAGGTTATTTGTTTTTAAGAAAAGCTTTGAGAACTTTCCCAATGAATTTTTTGACAACCCAACTTCCTGGAAGATTGGTGGAAGCTATCGGTGATAGATCTAGCCGTGTGAGTCGATTCTATACGGACCGCCAAGACCAAGCCTACAAAGAAAAAGTAAAAACTCTTACACAAAATTACGCTCAAGAAGTTTATAAAGAAAAACCTTTTGACCTGATTATCACAGGGCACACTCACGTGGATGATGATTTTAGCTTTGAAGTTAAAGGCCGGAAGGCTCGTTCTATCAATCTAGGATCATGGCTTGACCATCCCAAAGCTCTTATAGTCTCCAAAGAAGAGCAGAAGTTCATCGAGCTCTAG
- the recN gene encoding DNA repair protein RecN translates to MLLELKVHNFAIIENISLDFNSGLNIMSGETGAGKSVLLKSLTLLMGEKADTDSVRSGCESATVEGSFDISSRFDIQDHLKNLGIDFEEDLLVVRRMISAQGKSRVYINGSLSTLNTLQNIVAPLIELTGHKTPLIELTSQHENKNLMAKTYHLDLLDHYVGAIELRVNFNKGFQKLSSLDAQISEIEEKSKTQAQRIDFLKYQKEEIEALNLKPGQDADLEGEYFRIKNSSKISSFLEDSESTLFGDDDSVLVRIHKIIQRSTEFSTIDPEFKKIFEPLTSAKSILEDLVYELRSYGKELNAEPGSLDQIETKMNQLRQLQKKYGNSLDEILEAHTEISDELNIIENSDALIAELKKEKTAMHKALTSQAKELHKRRLSGAELLSKNVNDELKDLNMKGVSLIIQVTDTELNSNGASDVEFMIQNSSKEPARSLAKFASGGELSRILLSLKKVVGFNELPRTYLFDEVDTGVSGVTAEKVGKKLKSISKGQQVICVTHLAQVAAYGDTHFLIEKNISKKNGTQMQVLALKKDEREKEIARLISGEKITKTSLDHARELLRNI, encoded by the coding sequence AACGGGCGCAGGTAAATCTGTTCTCTTAAAAAGTTTAACATTGCTCATGGGTGAGAAAGCGGACACCGATTCTGTAAGATCAGGCTGCGAGAGCGCTACAGTTGAAGGCTCTTTTGATATTTCAAGTCGATTTGACATCCAAGATCACCTTAAAAATCTTGGGATTGATTTTGAAGAAGATCTCCTCGTAGTCAGAAGAATGATTTCTGCTCAAGGAAAAAGTCGCGTTTACATCAACGGGAGCTTATCTACTCTTAACACTCTACAAAACATTGTCGCTCCGCTAATTGAACTCACCGGACACAAGACTCCTCTTATCGAGCTCACCTCTCAACACGAGAACAAAAATTTAATGGCAAAAACCTATCATCTAGATCTTTTAGACCATTATGTAGGAGCCATTGAGCTCAGAGTGAACTTCAATAAAGGTTTTCAAAAACTTTCTTCACTGGACGCACAAATCTCAGAGATCGAAGAAAAATCTAAGACCCAAGCGCAAAGAATTGATTTCTTAAAATACCAAAAAGAAGAAATCGAAGCCTTGAATCTAAAGCCGGGGCAAGATGCTGATCTTGAAGGAGAATATTTTAGAATTAAAAACTCTAGCAAGATCTCAAGTTTTCTTGAGGATTCAGAGTCCACCCTCTTTGGTGATGATGATTCTGTTTTAGTTCGCATTCACAAAATCATACAGAGATCTACAGAGTTTTCTACAATTGATCCTGAATTCAAAAAAATCTTTGAACCTTTAACCTCTGCAAAATCAATCTTGGAAGATCTCGTTTACGAATTGAGATCTTACGGCAAAGAGTTAAACGCTGAACCTGGATCTCTTGATCAAATCGAAACTAAAATGAATCAATTAAGACAGCTTCAAAAGAAATATGGAAACTCTTTAGATGAAATTTTAGAGGCCCACACAGAAATTTCAGATGAATTGAATATCATTGAAAATTCTGATGCTCTTATTGCCGAGTTGAAAAAAGAAAAAACCGCAATGCACAAAGCTTTGACCTCTCAAGCCAAAGAGCTTCACAAAAGAAGACTCTCTGGGGCCGAACTTTTATCCAAGAACGTGAATGATGAATTGAAAGATCTCAATATGAAAGGCGTCAGCCTTATCATTCAAGTGACAGACACCGAACTCAATTCCAATGGCGCTTCTGATGTAGAATTTATGATTCAAAATTCTTCAAAAGAACCGGCAAGAAGTCTTGCCAAGTTTGCTTCTGGCGGAGAATTGAGTCGTATTTTACTATCACTCAAGAAAGTGGTGGGTTTTAATGAACTTCCTAGAACATATCTCTTTGACGAAGTGGACACTGGTGTTAGTGGTGTTACGGCAGAAAAAGTAGGTAAAAAATTGAAAAGTATTTCTAAAGGCCAACAAGTGATTTGCGTAACGCATTTGGCACAAGTTGCTGCGTATGGAGATACTCATTTCTTAATCGAAAAAAATATTTCTAAGAAGAATGGAACTCAAATGCAAGTTCTAGCTCTTAAGAAAGACGAGAGAGAAAAGGAAATTGCAAGACTCATCTCTGGAGAGAAAATCACAAAGACCAGCCTTGACCATGCGAGAGAGCTTTTAAGAAATATTTAG